A single window of Microbacterium oryzae DNA harbors:
- the uvrA gene encoding excinuclease ABC subunit UvrA, translating to MPIIPVASPGKISVRGARVHNLKNVDLDIPRDSLVVFTGLSGSGKSSLAFDTIFAEGQRRYVESLSAYARQFLGQVDRPDVDLIEGLSPAVSIDQKSTNRNPRSTVGTITEIYDYLRLLWARIGVPHCPQCGERIQRQTVQQIADQLMTLEEGTRYQVVAPVVTQKKGEFVDLFKELAAKGYARAVVDGELVQLAEPPVLKKSYKHDIAVVVDRLVARGDILGRVTDSVETALGLAGGVLQVNFVDEEGDDAWQSFSERLACPNGHPLQLTEIEPRTFSFNAPFGACPACSGLGTRMSVDVELMLGDEELSIREGVIVPWTTQGKGLFQYYERLLEGLSDEMNFSLDTPWRALAQDVKDAVLLGQDYKVNVRFKNRWGREVRYASGFEGVVPYIERQYAQAETDTTRSRWAEYLREVPCPVCNGARLKPEVLAVKVDGRSIAETADLSLEDTLAMMNDVVLTDREKQIAAQILREIRVRLEFLIQVGLNYLTLSRAAGSLSGGEAQRIRLATQIGTGLTGVLYVLDEPSIGLHQRDNRRLIDTLVTLRDLGNTLVVVEHDEETIEASDWVVDIGPRAGIEGGEVIHSGPFTALVQDERSLTGDYLSGRRAIETPKKRRKIDRKRMLTVVGARANNLRNVSADFPLGVLTAVTGVSGSGKSTLVNDILYEVLAQRLNGARTVPGKHTRVTGLEHLDKVVHVDQAPIGRTPRSNPATYTGVFDRIRNLFADTPEAKVRGYKAGRFSFNVKGGRCEACSGDGTLKIEMNFLPDVYVDCEVCHGKRYNRDTLQVHYKGKNIAEVLEMSIAEAEQFFEPIQAIHRYMKTLVDVGLGYVRLGQAATTLSGGEAQRVKLATELQRRSNGRSIYVLDEPTTGLHFEDVRKLLQVLNGLVDKGNSVLVIEHNLDVIKSADWIVDLGPEGGSGGGTIVATGTPEQVAKNEASHTGAFLAEVLGMAERQRKAG from the coding sequence GTGCCCATCATCCCCGTCGCCTCGCCCGGAAAGATCAGTGTCCGCGGTGCCCGCGTGCACAATCTCAAGAACGTCGACCTCGACATCCCGCGCGACTCCCTCGTCGTGTTCACGGGCCTCTCGGGCTCCGGAAAGTCGAGCCTCGCGTTCGACACCATCTTCGCCGAGGGGCAGCGCCGCTACGTCGAGTCGCTGAGCGCCTACGCGCGCCAGTTCCTCGGGCAGGTCGACCGCCCCGACGTCGACCTCATCGAGGGACTGAGCCCCGCCGTCTCCATCGACCAGAAGTCGACCAACCGCAACCCGCGCTCGACCGTCGGCACGATCACCGAGATCTACGACTATCTCCGCCTCCTCTGGGCGCGCATCGGCGTGCCGCACTGCCCGCAGTGCGGCGAGCGGATCCAGCGCCAGACCGTGCAGCAGATCGCCGACCAGCTGATGACCCTCGAGGAGGGCACGCGCTACCAGGTCGTCGCCCCGGTCGTGACGCAGAAGAAGGGCGAGTTCGTCGACCTCTTCAAGGAGCTCGCGGCCAAGGGCTACGCGCGCGCGGTGGTGGACGGCGAGCTCGTGCAGCTCGCCGAGCCGCCCGTCCTCAAGAAGTCGTACAAGCACGACATCGCCGTCGTCGTCGACCGACTCGTCGCCCGCGGCGACATCCTCGGCCGCGTGACCGACTCGGTGGAGACCGCGCTCGGGCTCGCCGGCGGCGTGCTGCAGGTGAACTTCGTCGACGAGGAGGGCGACGACGCCTGGCAGTCCTTCTCGGAGCGCCTCGCGTGCCCCAACGGTCACCCCCTGCAGCTGACCGAGATCGAGCCGCGCACCTTCTCCTTCAACGCGCCCTTCGGCGCCTGCCCGGCGTGCTCCGGCCTCGGCACCCGCATGTCGGTCGACGTCGAGCTCATGCTCGGCGACGAGGAGCTGTCCATCCGCGAGGGCGTCATCGTCCCGTGGACGACGCAGGGCAAGGGCCTCTTCCAGTACTACGAGCGGCTGCTCGAGGGGCTGTCCGACGAGATGAACTTCTCGCTCGACACCCCCTGGCGCGCCCTCGCGCAGGACGTGAAGGACGCCGTCCTCCTCGGCCAGGACTACAAGGTCAACGTGCGGTTCAAGAACCGCTGGGGCCGCGAGGTGCGGTACGCGAGCGGGTTCGAGGGCGTCGTGCCCTACATCGAGCGCCAGTACGCGCAGGCGGAGACCGACACCACGCGGTCGCGCTGGGCGGAGTACCTCCGCGAGGTGCCGTGCCCCGTCTGCAACGGCGCGCGTCTGAAGCCGGAGGTGCTCGCCGTGAAGGTGGACGGGCGCTCGATCGCCGAGACCGCCGACCTCAGCCTCGAGGACACGCTCGCGATGATGAACGACGTCGTGCTCACCGACCGCGAGAAGCAGATCGCCGCGCAGATCCTCCGCGAGATCCGCGTGCGCCTGGAGTTCCTCATCCAGGTCGGCCTGAACTACCTCACGCTCAGCCGCGCCGCCGGCTCGCTCTCGGGCGGCGAGGCGCAGCGCATCCGCCTCGCCACGCAGATCGGCACCGGACTCACCGGCGTGCTCTACGTGCTCGACGAGCCGTCGATCGGCCTGCATCAGCGCGACAACCGCCGGCTCATCGACACGCTCGTCACGCTGCGCGACCTCGGCAACACCCTCGTCGTCGTCGAGCACGACGAGGAGACGATCGAGGCGTCGGACTGGGTCGTCGACATCGGACCCCGCGCGGGCATCGAGGGCGGCGAGGTCATCCACTCCGGCCCCTTCACCGCCCTCGTGCAGGACGAGCGCTCGCTCACGGGCGACTACCTCTCGGGGCGCCGCGCGATCGAGACGCCGAAGAAGCGCCGGAAGATCGACCGCAAGCGCATGCTGACGGTCGTCGGCGCCCGCGCCAACAACCTCCGCAACGTCTCCGCCGACTTCCCCCTCGGGGTGCTGACGGCGGTCACCGGCGTGAGCGGCTCGGGCAAGTCCACCCTCGTGAACGACATCCTCTACGAGGTGCTCGCGCAGCGTCTGAACGGCGCCCGCACCGTGCCGGGCAAGCACACGCGGGTGACGGGCCTCGAGCACCTCGACAAGGTCGTGCACGTCGACCAGGCGCCGATCGGCCGCACGCCGCGGTCGAACCCGGCGACCTACACCGGTGTCTTCGACCGCATCCGCAACCTCTTCGCCGACACCCCCGAGGCGAAGGTGCGCGGCTACAAGGCGGGGCGGTTCAGCTTCAACGTCAAGGGCGGCCGCTGCGAGGCGTGCTCCGGCGACGGCACGCTCAAGATCGAGATGAACTTCCTCCCCGACGTGTACGTCGACTGCGAGGTGTGCCACGGCAAGCGCTACAACCGCGACACCCTGCAGGTGCACTACAAGGGCAAGAACATCGCCGAGGTCCTCGAGATGTCGATCGCGGAAGCCGAGCAGTTCTTCGAGCCGATCCAGGCCATCCACCGCTACATGAAGACGCTCGTCGACGTCGGCCTCGGCTATGTGCGCCTGGGGCAGGCCGCCACGACCCTGTCGGGCGGCGAGGCGCAGCGCGTGAAGCTCGCCACCGAGCTCCAGCGGCGCAGCAACGGCCGCTCGATCTACGTGCTCGACGAGCCGACCACGGGTCTGCACTTCGAGGACGTCCGGAAGCTCCTCCAGGTGCTGAACGGGCTCGTCGACAAGGGCAACAGCGTGCTCGTCATCGAGCACAACCTCGACGTCATCAAGTCGGCGGACTGGATCGTCGACCTGGGTCCCGAGGGCGGCTCCGGCGGCGGCACGATCGTCGCCACGGGCACGCCTGAGCAGGTGGCGAAGAACGAGGCCAGCCACACCGGCGCGTTTCTCGCCGAGGTGCTCGGGATGGCCGAACGGCAGCGCAAGGCGGGCTGA
- a CDS encoding urea amidolyase family protein, which translates to MRRVLPAGDRALLVEVADLAAAERLHAALAAAELPGVEELVPAARTVLVRCDPRRVAEVATAIRSLPLAASAPVVGREVEIAVAYDGEDLPEVAAYLGVSAAELVRRHTGARWRVAFTGFAPGFGYLVCDDPLFDVPRRSAPRTRVPRGAVALAGPYSGVYPRESPGGWQLVGRTHAELWDADREPPALLAPGTVVRFAAAGFTVAGAPPRAGASSRPAVATGAVDLPGDRSTAPAIEVVDPGLQLLVQDLGRVGRASLGVAESGAADRRAHRAAQRAVGNPPEAAALELLAGGATLRFRGAGVVARAGADLGATLVHRDGTTEAVPCETPVAVHDGDELVAGWAGRGLRSVIAVRGAIALAPELASLATDTLAGLGSRERGAAPLRAGDVVPLRGPAAVRAAVARPSLAPPPRLPAAGETVVLRVVLGPRDDWFTGDGVRRFLEDEWTVTPRSDRVGIRLEGARALERAVTAELPSEGMAAGAVQVPPHGHPVVLLRDRPVTGGYPVIACVVTDDLDLAAQTPPGARIRFRPTALDVGGPF; encoded by the coding sequence ATGAGACGCGTGCTGCCCGCGGGGGACCGCGCGCTTCTCGTCGAGGTGGCCGACCTCGCCGCGGCCGAGCGGCTGCACGCCGCGCTCGCCGCAGCCGAGCTGCCGGGCGTCGAGGAGCTGGTGCCCGCCGCGCGCACGGTGCTCGTGCGGTGCGACCCGCGGCGCGTCGCGGAGGTGGCCACGGCCATCCGCTCGCTGCCCCTCGCCGCATCGGCGCCCGTCGTCGGGCGCGAGGTGGAGATCGCGGTCGCGTACGACGGCGAGGACCTCCCGGAGGTCGCCGCGTACCTGGGAGTGAGCGCAGCGGAGCTGGTGCGGCGGCACACGGGCGCGCGCTGGCGGGTCGCCTTCACGGGGTTCGCGCCGGGGTTCGGCTACCTCGTGTGCGACGATCCGCTGTTCGACGTGCCGCGTCGGTCCGCGCCGCGCACACGGGTGCCGCGCGGGGCGGTCGCGCTCGCGGGCCCGTACTCGGGCGTGTACCCGCGGGAGAGTCCGGGCGGCTGGCAGCTCGTGGGGCGGACCCACGCGGAGCTGTGGGACGCCGACCGCGAGCCGCCCGCGCTCCTCGCGCCCGGCACGGTCGTGCGGTTCGCGGCCGCGGGCTTCACGGTCGCGGGGGCGCCGCCGCGGGCCGGCGCGTCCTCCCGGCCCGCGGTCGCGACCGGTGCCGTCGATCTGCCGGGGGACCGCAGCACGGCGCCCGCGATCGAGGTCGTCGACCCGGGGCTGCAGCTGCTCGTGCAGGACCTCGGCCGCGTCGGTCGCGCGAGCCTCGGGGTCGCGGAGTCGGGAGCGGCGGACCGGCGCGCGCACCGCGCCGCACAGCGCGCGGTGGGGAATCCGCCCGAGGCCGCGGCGCTCGAGCTGCTGGCCGGCGGCGCGACGCTGCGCTTCCGCGGCGCCGGAGTCGTCGCACGGGCGGGCGCAGACCTGGGAGCGACCCTGGTGCACCGGGATGGCACGACGGAGGCGGTGCCGTGCGAGACCCCGGTCGCCGTGCACGACGGCGACGAGCTCGTGGCGGGATGGGCCGGGCGCGGGCTGCGCAGCGTGATCGCGGTCCGAGGTGCGATCGCCCTCGCCCCCGAGCTCGCCAGCCTCGCGACCGACACGCTCGCGGGGCTCGGGTCGCGTGAGCGAGGCGCCGCGCCGCTCCGGGCGGGCGACGTCGTGCCGCTGCGCGGGCCGGCGGCCGTCCGTGCCGCCGTGGCGCGGCCATCCCTCGCGCCGCCGCCGCGCCTGCCCGCTGCCGGGGAGACGGTCGTGCTGCGGGTGGTCCTGGGGCCGCGCGACGACTGGTTCACGGGGGATGGCGTGCGGCGCTTCCTCGAGGACGAGTGGACGGTCACGCCGCGGTCGGATCGCGTCGGCATCCGCCTCGAGGGGGCCCGCGCCCTCGAGCGCGCGGTGACGGCGGAGCTGCCGAGCGAGGGGATGGCCGCGGGCGCCGTGCAGGTGCCGCCCCACGGCCATCCGGTCGTGCTGCTGCGGGACCGTCCCGTAACCGGCGGATACCCCGTGATCGCGTGCGTGGTGACGGACGACCTGGACCTCGCCGCGCAGACGCCGCCCGGTGCGCGCATCCGCTTCCGCCCGACCGCCCTCGATGTCGGAGGCCCCTTCTAG
- a CDS encoding LamB/YcsF family protein: MAVAHRGAVIDLNSDLGENAPGRVVSDDEAMLDVVTSANVSCGAHAGTADGIRSTLAAAARRGVVVGAHPGYRDLEGFGRRSLDVDAAALQADLEGQLADLVPMAGAAGTRVRYVKPHGALYNDAVADASRARTVVAAVRAVDPTLPVLGLPGSALLDAAQRAGLGTATEAFADRGYLASGALVPRGQPGAVLHGVDEVARRMARLVRDGQVAAVDGTALRLRADSICVHGDSPGAVAMAVAVRRALEAEGIPLAPFAP, encoded by the coding sequence GTGGCGGTCGCTCACCGCGGGGCCGTGATCGACCTCAACTCCGACCTCGGCGAGAACGCGCCGGGTCGGGTCGTGAGCGACGACGAGGCGATGCTCGACGTCGTCACCAGCGCGAACGTCTCGTGCGGAGCGCACGCCGGCACCGCGGACGGCATCCGCTCGACGCTCGCGGCCGCCGCGCGCCGCGGCGTCGTGGTGGGCGCGCACCCGGGCTATCGCGACCTCGAGGGGTTCGGCCGCCGCTCCCTCGACGTGGACGCGGCCGCGCTGCAGGCCGATCTCGAGGGGCAGCTCGCCGACCTGGTGCCGATGGCCGGCGCCGCGGGGACGAGGGTCCGCTACGTCAAGCCGCACGGCGCGCTCTACAACGACGCCGTCGCGGACGCGAGCCGCGCGCGGACCGTCGTGGCGGCCGTCCGCGCGGTGGACCCCACGCTGCCCGTCCTCGGACTGCCCGGCAGCGCGCTGCTGGACGCCGCCCAGCGTGCGGGGCTCGGCACCGCGACCGAGGCGTTCGCCGATCGGGGCTACCTCGCCTCGGGCGCGCTGGTGCCGCGCGGCCAGCCCGGCGCCGTGCTGCACGGCGTCGACGAGGTGGCGCGGCGGATGGCCCGGCTCGTCCGCGACGGGCAGGTAGCGGCCGTCGATGGGACGGCGCTGCGGCTGCGGGCGGACTCGATCTGCGTGCACGGCGACAGCCCGGGCGCCGTGGCGATGGCGGTCGCCGTCCGACGCGCGCTCGAAGCCGAGGGCATCCCGCTCGCGCCCTTCGCCCCATGA
- a CDS encoding ammonium transporter produces MDITSQVNTAWMLTATVAVTLMLPGLALYYGGLSRTKNILNTMMIVFGGFAVTAVLWVLVGYGLTLGDSVGGAGLIGDPAGLLGIQSLLGAETPEGAVPAILIAVFQLIFAGLTVGIIGGAVEGRMKFSAWLVFSGLWALLVYFPVAHWVFAFDAADGSTQGGWIANGMHAIDFAGGTAVHMNAGVAALVLALFLGRRRGFPHVGRPGSLPIAIVGGGLLLVGWYGFNGGSSGGINDSAGVAVTNTLVAACAGLLGWLVVERIVRKAATSLGAVSGMLGGLVGITPAANSVSPMGALVIGALAGVVAFFALGLKERLGYDDALDAVAIHLLPGIFGTLAIGFLADPSSPAGARGILFGGSWGLLGTQFVATVSVFAYTFIVTALIAWLLKITMGLRVDDGTETAGLDTSLHAETAYHLDDVRS; encoded by the coding sequence ATGGATATCACCTCGCAGGTGAACACGGCGTGGATGCTCACGGCCACGGTCGCCGTCACCCTCATGCTGCCGGGACTCGCGCTGTACTACGGCGGTCTGTCCCGCACGAAGAACATCCTCAACACGATGATGATCGTGTTCGGCGGCTTCGCCGTCACCGCGGTGCTCTGGGTGCTCGTCGGATACGGGCTCACGCTCGGCGACTCCGTCGGCGGCGCCGGCCTCATCGGCGACCCGGCCGGTCTGCTCGGCATCCAGTCGCTCCTCGGAGCGGAGACGCCGGAGGGCGCGGTGCCCGCGATCCTCATCGCGGTGTTCCAGCTGATCTTCGCGGGCCTCACCGTGGGCATCATCGGCGGGGCCGTGGAGGGGCGGATGAAGTTCTCGGCGTGGCTCGTCTTCAGCGGACTCTGGGCGCTGCTCGTCTACTTCCCCGTCGCGCACTGGGTGTTCGCGTTCGACGCGGCCGACGGCTCGACCCAGGGCGGCTGGATCGCCAACGGCATGCACGCCATCGACTTCGCGGGCGGCACCGCCGTGCACATGAACGCGGGCGTGGCGGCGCTCGTGCTCGCGCTGTTCCTCGGGCGGCGTCGCGGGTTCCCCCACGTCGGGCGTCCCGGCAGCCTCCCCATCGCGATCGTGGGCGGCGGGCTGCTGCTCGTCGGCTGGTACGGCTTCAACGGCGGCTCGTCGGGCGGCATCAACGACAGCGCCGGCGTGGCGGTGACGAACACGCTCGTCGCCGCATGCGCGGGTCTGCTCGGCTGGCTCGTCGTCGAGCGCATCGTGCGCAAGGCGGCGACCTCGCTGGGGGCCGTCTCGGGCATGCTCGGCGGGCTCGTCGGCATCACGCCGGCCGCAAACTCGGTCTCGCCCATGGGCGCGCTCGTCATCGGCGCGCTCGCCGGGGTCGTGGCCTTCTTCGCGCTCGGGCTGAAGGAGCGGCTGGGATACGACGACGCGCTCGACGCCGTGGCCATCCACCTGCTCCCCGGCATCTTCGGAACGCTCGCGATCGGCTTCCTCGCCGACCCCTCGTCGCCCGCCGGCGCGCGGGGCATCCTCTTCGGCGGCAGCTGGGGCCTGCTGGGGACGCAATTCGTTGCGACCGTCTCGGTCTTCGCGTACACCTTCATCGTGACCGCGCTCATCGCGTGGCTGCTGAAGATCACGATGGGCCTGCGCGTCGACGACGGCACCGAGACGGCGGGGCTCGACACGAGCCTCCACGCCGAGACCGCCTACCACCTGGACGACGTCCGCTCCTGA
- a CDS encoding HutD/Ves family protein, which translates to MAHQHRAEPIIVRLSDVAPEPWANGLGITRVLVRRPAWRLSVADIAGRAPFSALPGLDRVLIPLSEEGLVLDIEGEVHRVARHAAISFRGEDRVVAEAEGRDARVLNVMVRRSAARIETEVGAMPPLEGAAAVAVLSGAAALASQPVSAPAVILPDGGAAACRPLSPATILAAIRISPRTDGTAPSSRAAAIRPPF; encoded by the coding sequence ATGGCACACCAGCACCGGGCGGAGCCGATCATCGTCCGCCTGTCCGACGTCGCGCCGGAACCCTGGGCGAACGGCCTCGGGATCACCCGCGTGCTGGTGCGCCGCCCCGCCTGGCGCCTGAGCGTCGCCGACATCGCCGGGCGGGCGCCGTTCTCGGCCCTTCCCGGACTCGATCGCGTGCTCATCCCCCTGAGCGAGGAGGGCCTCGTCCTCGACATCGAGGGCGAGGTGCACCGCGTGGCGCGGCACGCCGCCATCTCCTTCCGCGGCGAGGACCGGGTCGTCGCGGAAGCGGAGGGTCGGGACGCACGCGTGCTCAACGTCATGGTGCGACGCTCGGCGGCGCGCATCGAGACGGAGGTCGGAGCGATGCCTCCTCTCGAGGGCGCGGCGGCGGTCGCCGTGCTGTCCGGAGCGGCGGCTCTCGCCTCGCAACCGGTCTCCGCGCCGGCGGTGATCCTCCCCGACGGGGGCGCCGCCGCGTGCCGGCCGCTCTCCCCGGCGACGATCCTCGCGGCCATCCGCATCAGCCCGCGCACGGACGGGACGGCGCCCAGCAGCCGCGCCGCCGCCATCCGTCCGCCCTTCTAG
- the coaE gene encoding dephospho-CoA kinase — protein MPLVALTGGIASGKSTIARRLAEHGAVVVDADALVRELQAPGQPVLAAIAAEFGPEVLTVDGALDRAALGAVVFGDRERLARLNAIVHPAVKEESQRRFRAALDADPRTVVVYDVPLLAEARGAGEWDRVVVAHAPADIRRRRLVEQRGMTEADAAARIANQAGDDERLALADVVIDTSGTLGETRAQTDELWRSLTAGP, from the coding sequence ATGCCACTCGTCGCACTCACCGGGGGGATCGCCTCGGGCAAGTCGACCATCGCCCGTCGGCTCGCGGAGCACGGCGCCGTCGTCGTCGACGCCGATGCGCTCGTCCGCGAGCTGCAGGCCCCCGGTCAGCCCGTGCTCGCGGCCATCGCGGCCGAGTTCGGGCCCGAGGTGCTGACCGTCGACGGCGCGCTCGACCGCGCGGCCCTCGGAGCGGTGGTCTTCGGCGACCGCGAGCGCCTCGCCCGGCTCAACGCGATCGTGCACCCGGCGGTGAAGGAGGAGTCGCAGCGCCGGTTCCGCGCCGCGCTCGACGCCGACCCGCGCACGGTCGTCGTGTACGACGTGCCCCTTCTCGCCGAGGCGCGCGGCGCGGGGGAGTGGGACCGCGTCGTCGTCGCTCACGCGCCCGCGGACATCCGCCGCCGTCGGCTCGTGGAGCAGCGCGGCATGACGGAGGCCGACGCCGCCGCGCGCATCGCGAACCAGGCGGGGGACGACGAGCGCCTCGCACTCGCCGACGTCGTCATCGACACCTCCGGCACCCTCGGCGAGACGCGCGCGCAGACCGACGAGCTGTGGCGGTCGCTCACCGCGGGGCCGTGA
- a CDS encoding P-II family nitrogen regulator: MKLITAVLQTSALGPVKSALAEVGVAGMTIYDAKGHGTQTGKVEVYRSQRVKVDFLPKISLEIVVTDEKLDAALTAIQEAARTGAIGDGKIWVTDVLQVIRVRTGETGPTAVE; the protein is encoded by the coding sequence ATGAAGCTCATCACCGCCGTGCTGCAGACCAGCGCGCTGGGACCGGTCAAGTCCGCGCTCGCGGAGGTCGGCGTCGCCGGCATGACCATCTACGACGCCAAGGGGCACGGCACGCAGACCGGCAAGGTCGAGGTCTATCGCTCGCAGCGCGTGAAGGTCGACTTCCTGCCGAAGATCAGCCTCGAGATCGTCGTGACCGACGAGAAGCTCGACGCCGCGCTGACCGCGATCCAGGAGGCCGCGCGCACGGGGGCGATCGGCGACGGCAAGATCTGGGTCACCGACGTGCTGCAGGTCATCCGCGTGCGCACGGGCGAGACCGGACCGACGGCCGTCGAGTAG
- the uvrB gene encoding excinuclease ABC subunit UvrB yields the protein MQTTRSVRPFEVVSEYLPSGDQPKAIAELAARINAGETDVVLLGATGTGKSATTAWLIEQVQRPTLVLAHNKTLAAQLANEFRDLMPNNAVEYFVSYYDYYQPEAYVPQTDTFIEKDSSINSEVERLRHSTTNTLLSRRDAVVVSTVSCIYGLGSPEEYLRALIALQVGERYDRDAIIRQFVSMQYNRNDVDFSRGNFRVRGDTIEIIPVYEEFAIRIELFGDEIEALYKLHPLTGDVIERMDAVAIFPATHYAAGTDTIQRAIKTIEVELAERLQEFEKQGKLLEAQRLKMRTTFDLEMLEQLGFCSGIENYSRHLDQRAPGQPPHTLLDFFPDDFLLVIDESHVTVPQIGAMYEGDASRKRTLVEHGFRLPSAMDNRPLRWDEFKERIGQTVYLSATPGKYEMGIADGVVEQIIRPTGLVDPEIVVKPSKGQIDDLLEEIRLRVERDERVLVTTLTKKMSEELTDFLGEHGVRVRYLHSDVDTLRRVELLTELRQGVYDVLVGINLLREGLDLPEVSLVAILDADKEGFLRSGTSLIQTIGRAARNVSGQVHMYADTMTDSMRKAIDETERRREIQIAYNLEHGIDPQPLRKKIADITDAITREEADTADLLSKRDSARTKSGKGKGKTPTPVRRREGIAAEGANQLEETIAELTQQMLAAAEELKFELAGRLRDEVQDLKRALRQMEKAGHA from the coding sequence ATGCAGACCACACGCAGCGTCCGGCCCTTCGAGGTGGTGAGCGAGTACCTGCCGAGCGGCGACCAGCCGAAGGCGATCGCCGAGCTCGCCGCGCGCATCAACGCGGGTGAGACCGATGTCGTGCTGCTGGGAGCGACCGGCACCGGCAAGTCCGCGACGACCGCCTGGCTCATCGAGCAGGTGCAGCGGCCGACCCTCGTGCTCGCGCACAACAAGACGCTCGCCGCGCAGCTCGCGAACGAGTTCCGCGACCTCATGCCGAACAACGCCGTCGAGTACTTCGTCTCGTACTACGACTACTACCAGCCCGAGGCGTACGTGCCGCAGACGGACACCTTCATCGAGAAGGACTCGTCGATCAACTCGGAGGTCGAGCGACTGCGGCACTCGACGACGAACACGCTGCTCAGCCGCCGCGATGCGGTCGTCGTCAGCACCGTCTCCTGCATCTACGGCCTCGGCTCGCCCGAGGAGTACCTGCGCGCGCTCATCGCGCTGCAGGTGGGGGAGCGGTACGACCGCGATGCGATCATCCGGCAGTTCGTCTCGATGCAGTACAACCGCAACGACGTCGACTTCTCGCGCGGCAACTTCCGCGTCCGCGGCGACACGATCGAGATCATCCCGGTCTACGAGGAGTTCGCGATCCGCATCGAGCTGTTCGGCGACGAGATCGAGGCGCTCTACAAGCTCCACCCGCTCACCGGCGACGTCATCGAGCGGATGGACGCGGTCGCCATCTTCCCCGCGACCCACTACGCGGCCGGCACCGACACCATCCAGCGCGCGATCAAGACGATCGAGGTGGAGCTGGCGGAGCGGCTGCAGGAGTTCGAGAAGCAGGGAAAGCTGCTCGAGGCGCAGCGGCTGAAGATGCGCACGACGTTCGACCTCGAGATGCTCGAGCAGCTGGGCTTCTGCTCCGGCATCGAGAACTACTCGCGGCACCTCGACCAGCGCGCGCCCGGGCAGCCGCCGCACACGCTGCTCGACTTCTTCCCCGACGACTTCCTGCTCGTCATCGACGAGTCGCACGTCACCGTGCCGCAGATCGGGGCCATGTACGAGGGCGACGCGTCGCGCAAGCGCACGCTCGTGGAGCACGGCTTCCGCCTGCCGAGCGCCATGGACAACCGGCCGCTGCGCTGGGACGAGTTCAAGGAGCGCATCGGCCAGACCGTGTACCTGTCGGCGACGCCCGGCAAGTACGAGATGGGGATCGCCGACGGCGTGGTGGAGCAGATCATTCGCCCCACCGGGCTCGTGGACCCCGAGATCGTCGTGAAGCCGTCCAAGGGGCAGATCGACGACCTGCTCGAGGAGATCCGCCTGCGCGTCGAGCGCGACGAGCGCGTGCTCGTCACGACGCTCACGAAGAAGATGTCGGAGGAGCTCACCGACTTCCTCGGCGAGCACGGGGTGCGGGTGCGCTATCTGCACTCGGACGTCGACACGCTGCGCCGTGTGGAGCTGCTCACCGAGCTGCGGCAGGGCGTGTACGACGTGCTCGTGGGCATCAACCTCCTCCGTGAGGGACTCGACCTCCCCGAGGTGTCGCTCGTGGCTATCCTCGACGCCGACAAGGAGGGGTTCTTGCGCTCGGGGACCTCGCTCATCCAGACCATCGGCCGCGCCGCGCGCAACGTCTCGGGCCAGGTGCACATGTACGCCGACACGATGACCGACTCCATGCGCAAGGCGATCGACGAGACCGAGCGTCGCCGCGAGATCCAGATCGCATACAACCTCGAGCACGGCATCGACCCGCAGCCGCTGCGCAAGAAGATCGCCGACATCACCGACGCGATCACGCGCGAGGAGGCCGACACCGCCGATCTGCTGTCCAAGCGGGACTCCGCGCGCACGAAGTCGGGCAAGGGCAAGGGCAAGACGCCGACTCCGGTGCGCCGGCGCGAGGGCATCGCCGCGGAGGGTGCGAATCAGCTGGAGGAGACGATCGCCGAACTCACGCAGCAGATGCTGGCGGCGGCGGAGGAGCTCAAGTTCGAGCTCGCCGGACGCCTGCGCGACGAGGTGCAGGACCTCAAGCGCGCGCTGCGGCAGATGGAGAAGGCCGGACACGCCTGA